Within Candidatus Acidiferrales bacterium, the genomic segment TTTGTGGCACGTTCAGCAGGTCTTGGTGCGCCTGGTAGGTTGCTTTCAAAAGAACGTTGTGAACCAGAAAGTCGTACCCATTGGCGACGACCGAAAGAACGACGATCGAAAGCAGCAAGCGGTTCGCGTTCATCGCGCCTCTTCTCACCAAGTGTGCAGCCCGGACACTCGAATCTATTCTTTGTACATAAGGCCAGACACAATCCCCGTCAGCACGTAGCTTCCCCACGAGCCTGCCGCCCATGCCAGATAGAGGGAGGGCGTGAAATTGGCCAACAAGAGCCGGTTGTAAACGTTTCCGATCCAGGGGATGAAGCCCATCAGAACTCCGAAAAGCAAGCCCGTGCCCAGCCGATAGCCTCGGCTCTTGCCAAAGAGCGCGTATGTCAGCATGAAGAGCAGCGTCGCCACGACGCTAGTGAAGATTACTTTCCACTGGCTGATGTCCGGCCGAAACGCAAGGCCGCTACGACGCTCCACATCGCGCGTCAACTTCGCGAAAACGACAAAGTCATATACCTGGACCAAGATCGCGGCCACGATGAACGCCACAATCCATTTTTTCCAATTCATCGCTCACTCCTTCGAGAGGTCTCAAAATGGCCCGACAAAACCGCTTCTGTTCCCAGGTTGAAAAGAGCCGAGGTCGCCAGTCTGGGGGCAAATTGTAGTCCGAACCGAGGGAATGTCAACCGCCGGCGGCAGGATCGTCTCTTGTGTACCGAACGCTTTTCTTCGGGACCCAGTGCGGAACGAGAGAGATTTTATCTAGCGGAGCCCAGCCAACTCTTGCAAGAGGTGCCAGTTGGCAAGGCGATCGGCTTGCGCGGCCTTCAGCGCCTCGCTTGGGTTGCCTTGCGCGTCGAAGTGTTTGGCGAAACGTCCTTCTGTCCGGGCAAAACAGACGAAATCAATCGGCTCGCCCGTCTTGGGATGTTTGTACCAATCTTCCTTGAGCGCCAGGTTGCCCATCAGCGAAAGCCGCTCGCGAATTTTCTCGCCCTTGCGAGGGTCATAAAGGAACACGGGGAAGGCGCGCGACTCGACGGCAAGCTTGGCTTGCGAGTAAGCCATGTCGTCGCCGATGCCGTGCTCCGGCTGGCAGGCGGCGTAGCAATTGATGACGGCGGGGCCGGGATATTCGTTGGCCGCAAGAACGGCCCGATAGAAGTGGTTGGGGAGAGCGGGGCTGGTCTGGGCCACGAACACGCCCGGATGCATCATGGCGATCTGAGAGAGTTCCTTGCGCCGTTCGGTCTTTCCCATGATGGTGGTGCCAACCGCGCTCATCTTGGCGTTCTGCGCCAGGTAGGTGGAGCTGGAGGCTTGCCCGCCGGTGTTCGAATAGACTTGCGTATCCAGCACCAGAACCTTGATATCCATTCCGGACATGAACATGCGCGAGAGCCCCTGGAAGCCGATGTCCAGCATGGCGCCATCGCCGCCAAAGGCCCAAATGCGCTTTTTCTCCCAACCCATCTGGTCCCAGCGCATGCGGATACCCATGGCGACGGGAGGCGCGTTTTCAAACAGCGAGTTTGTCCAGGCAACCTGGAAGGGGTTGTAAGGATAGGTCGAACCATAGACCGTGTTGCAGCCGGTAGCGGCAACAATGCCGATCGAATCCCGGCCGTAGATGAAGCCGGTGGCGGCGAGCATCATGCGGATGATGGTGGCTTCGCCGCATCCCATGCAGGAACCCGCGCCGCCGACGAAGAGCAAGCTTCGCTCGGCCAGCATCATGTCGCCGAGGGCTTTCTCGTTGATCAGCGCCTTCGGGGTGTCCGGCAAGCTTCGGAAGAACTGGAAAGCAGCCTTGAACCACTCCAGTTCCTTGTCATCTTTTCGAATCATGCTCAGGGCATCGTGTTCGCCGCAGGCGGTGATGCATTCGGCGCAGCCTTTGCACTTGGTGGGATCGACAAAGATGCCGAAGAGCCCGCCCTTTTGGCCCTTCTTCCGGTAGGTATCAAAGTATTTCGTGGTGGTGGCGAACTGCTGGCGCAGCCGGTTGCGGAGCGGTTCATCGGCCAGCCGGGCGAGATGTTGGTCGAGTTCCTCGGGATAGATTGCCCTGGCGAGGATGGCGGTGTCCGGACATTGCGTGACGCAGTCCATGCAGCCCACGCACTTGCTCGAATCCAGGCGAGGGATCTCCGGGCTCAAATAACTGAAGTCGCGCAGGGCGCCGGTGGCGGGAGGGATCAAACTGCGGGCGACATCGAGGTCGGCTGGCAACTCTTCCTCGGCGATGCCGCGGTTGTAGGCGTCGAGCACCCGGCAGTAGAACTCGCCGGTATTCAAGATGGGCACCGCCAGGTGATCTTCGGGCGCCGGCGAATCAGGGTTGGGGTTGACGGGCGAGCCCCGTTCCGCATGGAAACGGGGCGAGCCGCCGTCGCGGAATGTGCCGCCGAGCTTTTGGCTGGTTCCCGCGCCAACCTCTTCGGGCTTCATTTCTGGCGGCAGGACTTCAATGGGCTCGCTGTAGCCGCGTTTCACAGCGAGCAGATTATCTTCCACGACCTGCGCGCCCCGCCGGCCAAAATACTTCTCGAGCGACCGCCGCACGCCGGCGAAAAGCTGCTCTTCGTTCAGGCCTGCCTTGGTCTGGAAGGGAGTAATCCGCAGGAAGGCACCCAGCAAGATGATCCCTTGCATGCGAACCTGAAGATCGGCGCGGGAAGAGACGGCGCGGGCGAT encodes:
- a CDS encoding 2-oxoacid:acceptor oxidoreductase family protein — its product is MGSSETKRFPFPGGRTTADGSGMVVWVESHISQGACAYPITPSTPMGDGYQAEVANGKKNLWGEQLKFLEPESEHSSASACEGFAAAGGRVSNFTSGQGLILMKEVLYVIAGKRLPVVFHIGARALTSHSLNVHCSHDDMMGVADCGWGMLFARNAQEAGDFALIARRAAEDSETPFFNVQDGFLTTHTIESVLQPEPEMMKQYLGKPEDKLRRIFDPETGTMSGVVQNQDSYMKGKIAQRWFYDRVPQALANAFEEFYCLTGRRYDPVMGYRLEDADYVLVGMGSMMDTARATIDYMRAHLGAKVGVLAVIAFRPFPGARIVEALKGAQAISVIERMDDPLAQSNALTREIKAAFAEAMNSVPGYPKIDRIPQIFSGSAGMGSRDVRPGDFVGVVQNMRNPNGRRYFALGIKHELALPRLVDPDVRPRGAFSMRGHSVGGYGSVTTNKVIASLASDLFGLHCQAYPKYGSEKKGIPTTFYLTLADEPVLTHCELVEVDFIALQDSNALKSSNPLNGLREGGAIFLQHDQTDPGVIWETLPGYAQEVVRNKQARLFALDAWKIARAVSSRADLQVRMQGIILLGAFLRITPFQTKAGLNEEQLFAGVRRSLEKYFGRRGAQVVEDNLLAVKRGYSEPIEVLPPEMKPEEVGAGTSQKLGGTFRDGGSPRFHAERGSPVNPNPDSPAPEDHLAVPILNTGEFYCRVLDAYNRGIAEEELPADLDVARSLIPPATGALRDFSYLSPEIPRLDSSKCVGCMDCVTQCPDTAILARAIYPEELDQHLARLADEPLRNRLRQQFATTTKYFDTYRKKGQKGGLFGIFVDPTKCKGCAECITACGEHDALSMIRKDDKELEWFKAAFQFFRSLPDTPKALINEKALGDMMLAERSLLFVGGAGSCMGCGEATIIRMMLAATGFIYGRDSIGIVAATGCNTVYGSTYPYNPFQVAWTNSLFENAPPVAMGIRMRWDQMGWEKKRIWAFGGDGAMLDIGFQGLSRMFMSGMDIKVLVLDTQVYSNTGGQASSSTYLAQNAKMSAVGTTIMGKTERRKELSQIAMMHPGVFVAQTSPALPNHFYRAVLAANEYPGPAVINCYAACQPEHGIGDDMAYSQAKLAVESRAFPVFLYDPRKGEKIRERLSLMGNLALKEDWYKHPKTGEPIDFVCFARTEGRFAKHFDAQGNPSEALKAAQADRLANWHLLQELAGLR